One window from the genome of Balaenoptera musculus isolate JJ_BM4_2016_0621 chromosome 3, mBalMus1.pri.v3, whole genome shotgun sequence encodes:
- the HOMER3 gene encoding homer protein homolog 3 isoform X1, which translates to MSTAREQPIFSTRAHVFQIDPATKRNWIPAGKHALTVSYFYDATRNVYRIISLGGAKAIINSTVTPNMTFTKTSQKFGQWADSRANTVYGLGFASEQHLTQFAEKFQEVKEAARLAREKSQDGGELTSPALGLTAHQVPPSPLVSSNGPGDEKLFRSQSADAPGPAERERLRKMLSEGSVGEVQWEAEFFALQDSNNKLASALREANAAAAQWRQQLEAQRAEAERLRQRVAELEAQAATAEPPAVSEKEGPGQSLEQLEALVQTKDQEIQTLKSQTGGPREAPETAEREETQQKVQELETRNAELEHQLRATERSLEEARVERERARAEVGRAAQLLDVRLFELSELREGLARLAEGAP; encoded by the exons ATGTCCACAGCCAG GGAGCAGCCCATCTTCAGCACACGGGCGCACGTGTTCCAGATCGACCCGGCCACCAAGCGGAACTGGATCCCCGCGGGCAAACACGCACTCACTGTCTCCTACTTTTACGATGCCACCCGCAACGTCTACCGAATCATCAGCCTTGGGGGTGCCAAG GCCATCATCAACAGCACTGTCACCCCCAACATGACATTTACCAAAACCTCCCAGAAGTTCGGGCAGTGGGCAGACAGTCGCGCCAACACCGTCTATGGCCTTGGCTTTGCTTCTGAGCAGCATCTGACTCAG TTCGCTGAGAAGTTCCAGGAAGTGAAGGAAGCAGCGAGGCTGGCACGGGAGAAATCTCAGGATGGGGGAGAGCTCACCAGTCCAGCCCTGGGGCTCACTGCCCACCAG GTGCCCCCGAGCCCCCTCGTCAGCTCCAACGGCCCCGGCGACGAGAAGCTATTCCGCAGCCAGAGCGCGGACGCTCCCGGCCCCGCTGAGCGCGAGCGGCTCAGAAAGATGCTGTCCGAGGG CTCGGTGGGCGAGGTGCAGTGGGAGGCCGAGTTCTTCGCGCTGCAGGACAGTAACAACAAGTTGGCGAGCGCCCTGCGAGAGGCCAACGCGGCCGCCGCCCAGTGGAGGCAGCAGCTGGAGGCCCAGCGCGCAGAGGCCGAGAGGCTGCGACAGCGG GTGGCTGAGCTGGAGGCCCAGGCTGCCACCGCCGAGCCACCCGCAGTCAGTGAGAAGGAGGGACCGGGCCAGTCGCTGGAGCAGCTGGAGGCACTAGTGCAAACTAAGGACCAG GAGATCCAGACGCTGAAGAGCCAGACTGGTGGTCCCCGTGAGGCCCCAGAGACCGCCGAGCGTGAGGAGACGCAGCAGAAGGTGCAG GAACTGGAGACCCGAAACGCGGAGCTGGAGCACCAGCTGCGGGCAACGGAGCGCAGCCTGGAGGAGGCACGGGTGGAGCGGGAGCGGGCACGGGCCGAGGTGGGCCGGGCCGCGCAGCTGCTGGACGTCAGGCTGTTTGAGCTGAGCGAGCTGCGGGAGGGCCTGGCCCGCCTGGCCGAGGGCGCGCCCTGA
- the DDX49 gene encoding probable ATP-dependent RNA helicase DDX49, which yields MAGFAELGLSSWLVEQCRQLGLKQPTPVQLGCIPAILEGRDCLGCAKTGSGKTAAFVLPILQKLSEDPYGIFCLVLTPTRELAYQIAEQFRVLGKPLGLKDCIIVGGMDMVAQALELSRKPHVVIATPGRLADHLRSSNTFSIKKIRFLVMDEADRLLEQGCTDFTVDLETILAAVPARRQTLLFSATLTDTLRELQGLATNQPFFWEAQAPVRTVEQLDQRYLLVPEKVKDAYLVHLIQNFQDEHEEWSIIIFTNTCKTCQILCMMLRKFNFPTVALHSMMKQKERFAALAKFKSSIYRILIATDVASRGLDIPTVQVVINHNTPGLPKIYIHRVGRTARAGRQGQAITLVTQYDIHLVHAIEEQIKKKLEEFSVEEAEVLQILTQVNVVRRECEIKLEAANFDEKKEINKRKQMILEGKDPDLEAKRKAELAKIKQKNRRFKEKVEQALQRQKASEAGRRGCPSRAQPEACLSPAPAQGPA from the exons ATGGCTGGCTTCGCGGAGCTTGGGCTGTCATCCTGGCTCGTGGAACAATGTCGGCAGCTGGGTTTGAAGCAGCCCACGCCCGTGCAGCTCGGCTGCATTCCCGCCATCCTGGAAG GTCGGGACTGCCTGGGCTGTGCCAAGACAGGCAGTGGCAAGACGGCAGCGTTTGTCCTGCCCATCTTGCAGAAGCTGTCTGAGGATCCCTATGGCATCTTCTGCCTCGTCCTGACACCCACCAG GGAGCTGGCCTACCAGATCGCAGAGCAGTTCCGGGTCCTGGGGAAGCCTCTGGGCTTGAAAGACTGCATCATTGTCGGCGGCATGG ACATGGTGGCCCAGGCCTTGGAGCTCTCCCGGAAACCACATGTGGTCATCGCCACACCAGGGCGCCTGGCTGACCACCTCCGCAGCTCCAATACCTTCAGCATAAAGAAGATTCGCTTCCTG GTGATGGATGAGGCGGACCGGCTGTTGGAACAGGGCTGCACTGACTTCACTGTGGACCTGGAGACCATCCTGGCGGCTGTGCCGGCCCGCAGGCAGACACTGCTCTTCAGTGCCACGCTGACTGACACGCTGAGGGAGCTGCAGGGCCTGGCCACCAACCAGCCCTTCTTCTGGGAGGCTCAGGCCCC TGTGCGCACAGTAGAACAGCTGGACCAGCGCTACCTGCTAGTGCCTGAGAAGGTCAAGGATGCCTACCTGGTCCACCTGATCCAGAACTTCCAGGACGAGCACGAGGAGTGGTCCATCATCATCTTCACCAACACATGCAA GACCTGCCAGATTCTGTGCATGATGCTGCGCAAATTCAACTTCCCCACCGTGGCTCTGCATTCCATGATGAAACAG AAAGAACGCTTTGCCGCCCTGGCCAAGTTCAAGTCCAGCATCTACCGGATCCTGATCGCGACAGATGTGGCCTCCCG GGGCCTGGACATTCCCACGGTGCAGGTGGTCATCAACCACAACACCCCCGGGCTCCCGAAGATCTACATCCACCGAGTCGGCCGGACAGCCCGTGCAG GGCGGCAGGGACAGGCCATCACGCTGGTGACGCAGTATGACATTCACCTGGTACACGCCATCGAGGAGCAGATCA AGAAGAAGCTGGAGGAGTTCTCGGTGGAGGAAGCTGAGGTGCTACAGATCCTCACACAGGTCAACGTGGTGCGGAGGGAGTGTGAGATT aAACTGGAGGCAGCCAACTTtgatgaaaagaaagagattaaTAAGCGAAAGCAGATGATCCTGGAGGGGAAG GATCCCGACCTGGAGGCCAAGCGCAAGGCCGAGCTGGCCAAAATCAAGCAGAAGAACCGGCGCTTCAAGGAGAAAGTGGAGCAGGCACTGCAGCGGCAGAAGGCCAGTGAGGCTGGCCGCAGGGGGTGTCCATCCAGGGCCCAGCCTGAGGCCTGCTTGTCCCCAGCACCCGCTCAGGGCCCAGCCTGA
- the HOMER3 gene encoding homer protein homolog 3 isoform X2, producing the protein MSTAREQPIFSTRAHVFQIDPATKRNWIPAGKHALTVSYFYDATRNVYRIISLGGAKFAEKFQEVKEAARLAREKSQDGGELTSPALGLTAHQVPPSPLVSSNGPGDEKLFRSQSADAPGPAERERLRKMLSEGSVGEVQWEAEFFALQDSNNKLASALREANAAAAQWRQQLEAQRAEAERLRQRVAELEAQAATAEPPAVSEKEGPGQSLEQLEALVQTKDQEIQTLKSQTGGPREAPETAEREETQQKVQELETRNAELEHQLRATERSLEEARVERERARAEVGRAAQLLDVRLFELSELREGLARLAEGAP; encoded by the exons ATGTCCACAGCCAG GGAGCAGCCCATCTTCAGCACACGGGCGCACGTGTTCCAGATCGACCCGGCCACCAAGCGGAACTGGATCCCCGCGGGCAAACACGCACTCACTGTCTCCTACTTTTACGATGCCACCCGCAACGTCTACCGAATCATCAGCCTTGGGGGTGCCAAG TTCGCTGAGAAGTTCCAGGAAGTGAAGGAAGCAGCGAGGCTGGCACGGGAGAAATCTCAGGATGGGGGAGAGCTCACCAGTCCAGCCCTGGGGCTCACTGCCCACCAG GTGCCCCCGAGCCCCCTCGTCAGCTCCAACGGCCCCGGCGACGAGAAGCTATTCCGCAGCCAGAGCGCGGACGCTCCCGGCCCCGCTGAGCGCGAGCGGCTCAGAAAGATGCTGTCCGAGGG CTCGGTGGGCGAGGTGCAGTGGGAGGCCGAGTTCTTCGCGCTGCAGGACAGTAACAACAAGTTGGCGAGCGCCCTGCGAGAGGCCAACGCGGCCGCCGCCCAGTGGAGGCAGCAGCTGGAGGCCCAGCGCGCAGAGGCCGAGAGGCTGCGACAGCGG GTGGCTGAGCTGGAGGCCCAGGCTGCCACCGCCGAGCCACCCGCAGTCAGTGAGAAGGAGGGACCGGGCCAGTCGCTGGAGCAGCTGGAGGCACTAGTGCAAACTAAGGACCAG GAGATCCAGACGCTGAAGAGCCAGACTGGTGGTCCCCGTGAGGCCCCAGAGACCGCCGAGCGTGAGGAGACGCAGCAGAAGGTGCAG GAACTGGAGACCCGAAACGCGGAGCTGGAGCACCAGCTGCGGGCAACGGAGCGCAGCCTGGAGGAGGCACGGGTGGAGCGGGAGCGGGCACGGGCCGAGGTGGGCCGGGCCGCGCAGCTGCTGGACGTCAGGCTGTTTGAGCTGAGCGAGCTGCGGGAGGGCCTGGCCCGCCTGGCCGAGGGCGCGCCCTGA